In one window of Acidobacteriota bacterium DNA:
- a CDS encoding sigma-70 family RNA polymerase sigma factor: protein MDGPSSPNVTELLLAWNAGDQQAQAELITVIYDELRRLAAGYLHRERPNHTLQPTALVNEAFMRLIDGPQVTWQNRAHFFGIAANAMRQILVDHARKRQAQKRGSGEAPLSLDETFGVFQQRAIDLVRLDDALNELAGLDPTQAQIVELRFFAGLTIEETAEALGISPATIGREWTSARLWLRRELTRS, encoded by the coding sequence ATGGATGGCCCTTCTTCACCAAATGTGACTGAGCTTCTGCTTGCCTGGAATGCTGGTGACCAGCAGGCACAGGCCGAATTGATCACAGTCATTTATGACGAACTTCGACGATTAGCGGCGGGGTATCTCCATCGCGAACGGCCAAACCATACCCTGCAACCGACGGCACTGGTGAACGAAGCCTTCATGCGGCTCATTGATGGTCCACAGGTTACCTGGCAAAACCGGGCCCATTTTTTCGGAATTGCCGCCAACGCCATGCGCCAGATCCTGGTTGACCACGCCCGCAAGCGACAGGCACAGAAACGCGGCAGCGGCGAAGCCCCGCTTTCCCTGGATGAAACCTTCGGTGTGTTTCAACAACGGGCCATTGATCTGGTTCGACTCGATGATGCCCTCAACGAATTAGCCGGACTTGATCCAACCCAGGCTCAGATTGTGGAATTGCGGTTTTTTGCCGGCTTGACGATTGAGGAAACCGCCGAGGCACTTGGGATTTCACCGGCAACGATTGGACGGGAATGGACTTCAGCCCGTCTCTGGCTACGAAGGGAGCTAACCCGATCATGA
- a CDS encoding protein kinase, translated as MTPHRWQQVKTVLNEVLEQPLDQQLVYLERVCGDDLELRREVESLLECSEDIEPEFLAPISSSSESGLTCPEERCLTSPFLESGTVIDGRYEIERELGRGGFSVVYLARERLYQAAGGPPILRPVVIKCLLSEHVRSEWLHRKFQHEIEALSQIDHPHVVGLLKAGELPDGQPYLVMPYIKGETLRSVIASPGMPVSSALGIFQQLCEALTAVHTHGIIHRDLKPENIMLQPQANDEFQVKLIDFGIARLSVSQVGDTTHRSTAVGTLRYMSPEQLLEGKTSVQSDIYSLGIILVELLTGRRPFDSKAPTPYSVVMELIAQQRNGMPALDVDLPDAVRRVLARALAFEPEQRWRSVAEFQSRLLESFDQPSVKSPVTLKPSSRPFRWSRAILATMVCGGLGAGVWWYETADSKSPASIKSVPPVVSGEVQLGWSLTVQKLKNGQPDGPAFELLKEAVFDHATAYRVRINLTPTQTGHVYVINEGPGKVASVEYVKVFPTPTANENQSAVTAHRTVHIPERDWLEFTGGAGTETFWLIWSAKPQPTLETLPVGRLASPELADSVRMFLGKTTGTRSEVVSSTLDRTLIRSTRDLVVYPLRFERR; from the coding sequence ATGACTCCACACCGCTGGCAACAGGTCAAAACCGTGCTCAACGAAGTCCTGGAACAACCGCTGGACCAGCAACTGGTCTATCTGGAGCGGGTTTGTGGAGATGACCTGGAATTGCGCCGTGAGGTTGAATCGTTGCTTGAATGTTCCGAAGACATCGAGCCGGAGTTTTTAGCTCCAATTTCAAGTTCTTCGGAAAGTGGCTTGACCTGTCCAGAGGAGAGGTGTCTGACCAGCCCGTTTCTTGAATCAGGAACGGTCATTGACGGGCGGTATGAAATTGAACGCGAACTTGGGCGCGGCGGGTTTAGCGTGGTGTATCTGGCGCGGGAACGGCTGTATCAGGCCGCTGGAGGCCCTCCGATTTTGCGGCCCGTGGTGATCAAATGTTTGCTTTCCGAACATGTGAGATCAGAGTGGCTTCACCGCAAGTTTCAGCACGAAATCGAAGCGCTTTCTCAGATTGATCATCCACACGTGGTTGGGTTACTCAAAGCTGGTGAATTGCCCGACGGCCAGCCCTATCTGGTCATGCCATATATTAAAGGAGAGACGCTCCGGTCAGTGATTGCCTCCCCAGGAATGCCGGTCTCCAGCGCCCTGGGTATTTTTCAGCAACTGTGTGAGGCACTGACGGCGGTTCACACGCATGGCATTATCCATCGGGACCTGAAGCCGGAAAACATCATGCTCCAACCCCAGGCGAATGATGAGTTTCAGGTGAAGCTGATTGATTTCGGAATTGCCCGGCTCAGCGTTTCGCAGGTTGGGGACACGACGCATCGGTCCACCGCTGTGGGAACGCTTCGCTATATGTCGCCGGAACAACTCCTCGAAGGCAAAACCAGCGTGCAGAGCGATATTTACTCACTCGGGATCATTTTGGTTGAGCTTTTAACCGGACGGCGGCCTTTTGATTCGAAAGCGCCCACGCCGTATTCGGTCGTGATGGAGTTGATTGCCCAGCAACGAAATGGAATGCCGGCACTCGATGTTGACCTCCCGGATGCCGTCAGACGGGTGCTGGCCAGGGCGCTGGCGTTTGAACCCGAACAGCGCTGGCGTTCCGTTGCGGAATTCCAATCCCGGCTTCTCGAAAGCTTTGACCAGCCGTCAGTAAAATCACCGGTTACGCTCAAGCCATCTAGCAGGCCCTTTCGGTGGTCGCGTGCCATTCTGGCAACAATGGTGTGTGGTGGTCTTGGGGCCGGTGTGTGGTGGTACGAGACGGCTGATTCAAAGTCTCCGGCATCCATAAAGTCAGTTCCACCAGTTGTTTCTGGCGAAGTTCAGCTTGGCTGGTCGCTGACGGTCCAAAAGTTGAAAAACGGTCAGCCGGACGGTCCCGCCTTTGAACTCTTGAAAGAAGCCGTATTTGATCACGCCACCGCCTACCGGGTGCGAATCAACCTGACACCAACCCAAACTGGCCATGTGTATGTCATCAATGAAGGTCCTGGGAAAGTCGCCTCCGTCGAATATGTGAAGGTCTTCCCAACGCCGACTGCCAATGAGAATCAATCGGCGGTGACTGCACACCGCACGGTTCACATTCCAGAACGTGACTGGCTGGAATTTACTGGCGGTGCCGGAACCGAGACCTTCTGGCTCATCTGGTCAGCCAAACCACAACCAACGCTGGAAACGCTGCCCGTGGGGAGGCTTGCTTCGCCAGAACTTGCTGATTCGGTTCGAATGTTTCTTGGGAAAACAACTGGAACACGGAGCGAGGTTGTTTCCTCGACCCTGGATCGCACGCTGATTCGATCCACCAGAGATTTGGTTGTGTATCCGCTCCGATTTGAACGGCGATGA
- a CDS encoding winged helix-turn-helix domain-containing protein: MNQPAPLIYQFDLFRLDTSKRLLWRDNEPVQLAPKAFDTLVCLLQNSGQVVERETLMQTLWPDTFVEDTNLTVNISSLRKALGEQSDEHRFIVTVPRRGYCFVAPVTSVITDEPVASPVEEVGEPVPGTDEGPLTDQDAQPPSSEPVPMAPRAFMATWTHWLSWKMVTGGMMVVAVVAVLGWMWTLRSASQSSGAIKSLAVLPFKVLNSNENDYLRIGLADALITKFSRLKQIAVSPTSAILKYEQGAYDLTQVGQDLHVDALLEGKIQQSGNKLRVTVQMIKVSDGMPLWADSFDAELTDVFTVQDAISERVLNAFAIQLSAQDRRQLTHRDTQNPLAFHAYLKGRYFWNLRTGPGLEQAITNFHDAVTMDPTYAMAYAGLADAYNVLSLYSSTSPKITFPQAILAARKAIELDQTLAEAHTALAFAKTRYEWDWEGAEKEFKYALELNPNYPTGHHWYGEFLMFMGRMDEAETELRRAQELDPLSIAISNGLGWGYFYNRKFDQAIAQFNKSLELSPQFSGAYLGLGMAYEQKGLYPQAAEAFEKTGETRRSRGAHMSLAWGKKEKAMEVLAMYENAAPQQPEVCYEIGVMHTGLGQHQVALTWLERAVQNHNQQAMYLKIDPRLDLLRTKPEFTALLQRMKLIPVSSQ; the protein is encoded by the coding sequence ATGAATCAACCAGCCCCTCTCATCTACCAGTTTGATTTGTTTCGGCTGGACACCAGCAAGCGCCTGCTCTGGCGAGACAATGAGCCAGTCCAGTTGGCACCCAAAGCGTTTGATACCCTGGTGTGCCTGCTTCAAAACAGCGGGCAAGTGGTCGAACGGGAAACCTTGATGCAGACCCTGTGGCCTGACACCTTTGTGGAGGACACCAATTTAACGGTCAATATTTCCTCGTTGCGCAAAGCCCTGGGCGAACAATCTGACGAACATCGCTTCATTGTGACCGTTCCCCGGCGCGGGTACTGTTTTGTGGCGCCGGTGACCTCGGTGATAACCGATGAACCAGTGGCGTCTCCAGTCGAAGAGGTCGGTGAACCTGTTCCGGGAACGGATGAGGGGCCATTGACAGACCAGGACGCCCAACCACCGTCCAGCGAACCAGTACCGATGGCGCCGAGGGCTTTCATGGCGACCTGGACACACTGGTTGAGCTGGAAAATGGTCACGGGGGGAATGATGGTGGTGGCGGTGGTGGCGGTGCTGGGGTGGATGTGGACACTGCGATCAGCTTCGCAAAGTTCGGGAGCCATCAAATCTCTGGCGGTCCTGCCATTTAAAGTATTGAATTCAAATGAAAACGATTATTTGCGCATTGGATTGGCCGACGCGCTGATTACCAAATTTAGCCGGCTCAAACAAATTGCCGTCAGTCCAACCAGTGCCATTTTGAAATATGAGCAAGGAGCCTATGACCTGACTCAAGTTGGACAAGATTTACACGTTGACGCGCTCCTTGAAGGAAAAATTCAGCAATCGGGAAACAAACTGCGCGTAACAGTGCAAATGATCAAAGTCAGCGATGGCATGCCGCTCTGGGCTGACAGTTTTGATGCCGAACTGACCGACGTTTTTACGGTTCAGGATGCAATCTCCGAGCGAGTACTCAATGCGTTTGCCATTCAACTGAGCGCCCAGGATCGCCGCCAGCTTACACACCGTGATACTCAAAATCCGCTCGCCTTTCATGCCTACCTCAAAGGCCGGTACTTTTGGAACCTTCGTACGGGACCGGGTTTGGAACAGGCCATCACCAATTTCCATGATGCGGTGACCATGGATCCGACCTACGCCATGGCCTATGCGGGACTGGCGGATGCCTATAACGTGCTCAGTCTCTACAGTTCAACTTCGCCCAAAATCACCTTCCCACAGGCAATCCTGGCTGCCCGCAAGGCGATTGAACTCGATCAAACCCTGGCCGAAGCCCACACCGCCCTCGCCTTTGCCAAAACCCGGTATGAATGGGACTGGGAAGGCGCCGAAAAAGAATTCAAATACGCCCTCGAACTCAACCCAAATTATCCAACCGGCCATCACTGGTATGGCGAATTCCTGATGTTTATGGGCCGGATGGACGAAGCCGAAACCGAATTGCGCCGGGCCCAGGAACTTGATCCGCTTTCAATTGCGATCAGCAATGGACTGGGTTGGGGATACTTTTACAATCGGAAATTTGATCAGGCAATTGCCCAGTTCAATAAATCACTTGAACTCTCTCCCCAATTTTCAGGGGCCTATTTGGGGTTGGGAATGGCCTATGAACAGAAAGGTCTGTATCCGCAGGCGGCTGAAGCATTTGAAAAAACCGGGGAAACCCGGCGCAGCCGCGGCGCCCATATGTCGCTGGCCTGGGGGAAAAAAGAAAAAGCCATGGAAGTGCTGGCTATGTACGAAAACGCCGCACCGCAACAACCCGAAGTCTGTTATGAAATCGGTGTCATGCACACGGGGCTTGGCCAGCATCAGGTAGCCCTGACGTGGCTGGAACGTGCCGTTCAAAACCACAACCAGCAGGCGATGTACCTCAAGATTGATCCCCGGCTGGACCTGCTCCGAACAAAACCCGAGTTTACGGCCTTGCTGCAACGAATGAAACTGATACCAGTCAGTAGTCAGTAG
- a CDS encoding DUF4384 domain-containing protein: protein MKNKAPVPKWYFMKNTVQIFFSIVLIAMCLLDSNAVLAQSPDVRIVEDTGLKLMTSRPKPKKARRMNRRYRVVSPPLAGKPATTALELGVTLWRLRPMMATDDPTVRFLDQSDGVGSLDTPPQSLTGERVSTDTQLKEGDRLRLSIEAGQRGYLYIIDREQYTDGSLGDPYLIFPTTQTRQGNNRVEPGSVIEIPAQTDRNSFYTIRLKETGTGKVLAGDVLILLVTPQPLTEIEIPRRTLKLTPEQLAGWEKWKVSTEKLDLENGAGQTYSKIEKQVGADSSRHLDQGDPLPQTVYRIAAKPGTPFWVTLPLVVKSADSRLSQR, encoded by the coding sequence TTGAAAAACAAAGCCCCAGTCCCCAAATGGTATTTTATGAAAAACACGGTTCAGATTTTCTTTTCCATCGTGCTGATTGCAATGTGTTTATTGGATAGCAATGCCGTCCTTGCCCAATCGCCAGATGTGCGAATTGTCGAAGACACCGGTCTGAAATTAATGACCAGCCGACCAAAACCCAAAAAGGCGCGTCGGATGAACCGCCGATACCGGGTTGTCTCACCTCCTCTGGCTGGAAAGCCCGCGACAACGGCACTTGAACTGGGTGTCACGCTCTGGCGATTGCGCCCAATGATGGCGACTGATGACCCGACGGTTCGGTTTCTGGATCAATCAGATGGCGTCGGTAGCCTGGACACCCCACCGCAGAGCCTGACCGGAGAACGAGTTTCGACCGACACCCAGCTCAAGGAAGGCGACCGCTTGCGGCTCAGTATCGAAGCCGGCCAGCGCGGGTATCTCTACATTATTGATCGCGAACAATACACCGATGGCAGTTTGGGTGACCCCTATCTGATTTTTCCAACTACCCAAACTCGCCAGGGCAACAACCGGGTCGAGCCTGGCAGTGTGATTGAGATTCCAGCGCAGACTGACCGGAATTCGTTTTACACCATCCGCCTCAAGGAAACCGGCACGGGAAAAGTACTTGCCGGGGACGTGCTGATTTTGCTTGTCACGCCGCAACCACTGACGGAAATTGAAATCCCGCGTCGGACACTCAAATTGACACCTGAACAACTGGCTGGCTGGGAAAAATGGAAGGTCTCGACGGAAAAGCTGGATCTGGAAAATGGTGCCGGGCAAACCTATTCAAAAATTGAAAAACAGGTGGGGGCGGATTCGTCCCGGCATCTGGATCAGGGAGACCCGCTGCCTCAGACCGTCTATCGAATTGCGGCAAAACCAGGGACTCCGTTTTGGGTCACGCTGCCGCTGGTGGTGAAAAGCGCTGATTCCCGGTTATCGCAACGGTAA